From Halobacillus sp. Marseille-Q1614, the proteins below share one genomic window:
- the iolG gene encoding inositol 2-dehydrogenase translates to MSKITTGIIGAGRIGQLHADNILNSSRYQLKAISDIHTDHLKGTRYEKEVPVITTNAQELIQDPEIDALFICSSTDTHACYIKDAARAGKHIFCEKPISFDIEETREALKVAEEAGVKFQVGFNRRFDKHFRKVYEAVQDGKIGSPHVVKISSRDPEAPPEEYIKRSGGMFMDMTIHDFDMVRYLSKSEVAQVSVKAANLLDERFSKNDDIDTAIITLTFEDGSLAVIDNSRQAVYGYDQRIEVFGDKGLVSAENESTTNVRISTKDSIVLDHPKYFFLDRYKEAYIEEIQDFAASILDGKELCCCGEDGLKAEMLALAARLSWKENRTVSIAELESVRV, encoded by the coding sequence ATGAGTAAAATTACTACAGGAATTATTGGGGCAGGTCGAATCGGCCAGCTGCATGCAGACAATATTTTAAATTCCAGCCGTTATCAATTGAAAGCGATTTCGGATATTCATACGGACCATTTAAAGGGGACGAGGTATGAAAAAGAGGTTCCCGTTATTACGACTAATGCACAAGAATTAATTCAAGATCCTGAAATAGATGCTCTATTTATTTGTTCTTCGACGGATACTCATGCTTGCTATATCAAAGATGCCGCTAGAGCCGGCAAGCACATCTTCTGTGAGAAGCCGATCAGCTTTGATATTGAGGAGACAAGAGAAGCTCTCAAGGTCGCCGAAGAAGCAGGCGTTAAGTTCCAGGTTGGGTTTAATCGTAGATTTGATAAACATTTCCGAAAGGTTTATGAGGCAGTCCAAGATGGAAAAATCGGGAGCCCTCATGTGGTGAAAATTAGTTCCAGGGATCCGGAAGCTCCCCCTGAAGAGTATATTAAGCGATCCGGAGGCATGTTTATGGACATGACGATCCATGATTTTGACATGGTACGTTATCTTTCAAAAAGTGAAGTAGCTCAAGTTTCTGTTAAAGCGGCCAACCTTTTGGATGAAAGGTTCAGCAAAAACGATGATATCGATACAGCCATAATTACCTTAACATTTGAAGATGGCTCACTAGCGGTGATCGATAACAGCCGGCAAGCCGTTTACGGGTATGATCAGCGAATTGAGGTATTTGGTGATAAAGGACTCGTGTCTGCTGAAAATGAATCTACTACAAATGTGCGAATTTCAACTAAAGACTCTATTGTACTGGATCACCCTAAGTATTTCTTTCTTGATCGTTATAAGGAGGCTTATATTGAAGAAATCCAGGATTTCGCAGCGAGTATTCTGGATGGAAAAGAGCTATGCTGCTGCGGAGAAGACGGATTAAAAGCAGAAATGCTGGCCTTGGCTGCACGTTTGTCCTGGAAGGAAAATCGTACAGTATCCATCGCAGAACTAGAAAGTGTCCGTGTGTAA
- the iolC gene encoding 5-dehydro-2-deoxygluconokinase, which yields MYNLNFKQDRPIDLTGVGRLCIDLNADQINRPMEETSSFTKYVGGSPANIAIGISRLGLKAGFIGKVADDQMGRFIVNYLDKNKIDSSQVTVDNTGAVTGLAFTEIKSPEDCSILMYRDNVADLKLETTEVSEDYIKQSKAILISGTALAASPSREAVFLALDYARKHEVVVIFDIDYRPYSWKSAKETAVYYNLVAEKCDVIIGTREEFDMMEQFETDKQNDHQTAQKWFSHHAEIVVIKHGSQGSIAYTKDGQSYKGGIFKTKVLKTFGAGDSYASAFIYGLMNNWELPKAMEYGSASASIVISKHSCSEAMPTTDEINDFLNEKQIQKV from the coding sequence ATGTATAACCTGAATTTTAAACAGGATCGGCCAATTGACTTAACAGGGGTAGGCAGACTTTGTATTGATTTAAATGCTGACCAAATCAACCGCCCGATGGAAGAAACGTCTTCATTTACTAAATATGTCGGGGGATCACCTGCAAATATAGCGATAGGTATCTCACGTCTTGGGTTAAAAGCTGGGTTTATTGGAAAAGTAGCAGATGATCAAATGGGCCGGTTTATCGTAAATTACCTAGATAAAAATAAAATTGATTCTTCACAAGTTACTGTCGATAACACGGGGGCTGTTACGGGCCTTGCTTTTACAGAAATTAAAAGTCCAGAAGACTGCAGCATTCTTATGTACCGCGATAATGTCGCTGATTTAAAACTAGAGACAACGGAAGTTTCTGAGGATTATATCAAACAGTCGAAAGCTATATTAATCTCCGGTACGGCACTGGCCGCAAGTCCATCAAGAGAAGCCGTCTTTCTTGCTCTCGATTATGCAAGAAAGCATGAAGTGGTGGTTATTTTCGATATCGATTATCGTCCGTACAGCTGGAAATCAGCTAAAGAAACAGCCGTCTACTATAATCTTGTTGCTGAAAAGTGCGACGTTATTATTGGTACAAGAGAAGAGTTTGACATGATGGAACAGTTTGAAACGGATAAACAAAACGATCATCAGACAGCTCAAAAATGGTTCAGTCATCACGCAGAAATCGTAGTTATTAAGCATGGTTCACAAGGATCGATTGCTTATACGAAAGATGGACAATCTTACAAAGGCGGAATTTTCAAGACGAAGGTATTAAAAACCTTTGGAGCGGGTGACTCTTATGCTTCAGCCTTTATCTATGGCCTGATGAATAACTGGGAGCTTCCGAAAGCCATGGAATATGGAAGTGCGTCAGCTTCTATTGTTATATCCAAGCATAGCTGCTCAGAAGCCATGCCAACGACTGATGAAATTAATGATTTTTTAAATGAAAAGCAGATTCAGAAAGTATAA
- the iolB gene encoding 5-deoxy-glucuronate isomerase, whose translation MSHLIVKPHEKDKEGKVISVSPESAGWEYVGFEVYSLSEGESIYKQTENQEICLVLLSGRADVATSKSNFEDIGKRMTVFEKIPPYSVYVPNQDEFTVQALTDVEIAVCLAPGKGSYEARLITPDDVGQEDRGSGKMSRKIHNILPEQKEADSLLVVEVYTPDGNTSSYPPHKHDKNNLPEESYLEETYYHKVNPDQGFVFQRVYNDDRSLDETLSVENENVVLVPEGYHPVSCVPGYESYYLNVMAGPIRTWQFHNDPDHEWLFQSQNKS comes from the coding sequence ATGTCTCACCTTATCGTAAAACCGCATGAAAAGGACAAGGAAGGTAAAGTGATAAGTGTCTCTCCTGAGTCAGCCGGCTGGGAATATGTTGGTTTTGAAGTGTATTCTTTAAGTGAAGGAGAAAGCATTTATAAACAAACAGAGAATCAGGAAATCTGTCTTGTCTTATTGTCAGGACGTGCAGATGTTGCTACCAGTAAATCAAACTTTGAGGACATCGGGAAACGGATGACTGTTTTTGAAAAAATTCCTCCATATTCTGTTTATGTTCCCAACCAAGATGAATTTACTGTACAAGCATTAACGGACGTAGAAATAGCGGTTTGTCTGGCTCCTGGAAAAGGAAGTTATGAAGCCCGGTTAATTACTCCCGACGATGTAGGACAGGAAGACCGCGGGTCAGGGAAAATGTCCCGTAAGATTCATAACATTCTTCCTGAACAAAAAGAGGCCGACAGCCTGCTAGTCGTAGAAGTGTATACTCCGGATGGCAATACATCAAGTTATCCTCCACATAAGCATGACAAGAACAACTTACCAGAGGAGTCTTACCTGGAAGAAACATACTATCACAAAGTGAATCCTGACCAAGGTTTTGTATTTCAGCGGGTGTATAACGATGACCGTAGTTTAGATGAAACATTAAGCGTCGAAAACGAAAATGTCGTGCTTGTGCCCGAAGGATATCATCCTGTCTCTTGTGTACCAGGCTACGAATCGTATTACTTAAATGTGATGGCTGGCCCGATTCGAACATGGCAGTTTCATAATGATCCAGATCATGAATGGCTGTTTCAATCTCAAAATAAATCGTAA
- a CDS encoding CoA-acylating methylmalonate-semialdehyde dehydrogenase, with amino-acid sequence MTQTAVQTLKNYVGGKWIEANTEKTEPVYNPATGEVIAHTPLTTADDLDHAVKVAHGAYLSWKEVPVPKRARILFKYQQLLVEHWDELAELITVENGKNFKEAYGEVQRGIECVEFAAGAPTLTMGSQLPSIASGLESGVYRYPIGVIGGITPFNFPMMVPCWMFPMAIATGNSFVLKPSERTPLLANRLAELLEEAGLPAGVFNIVHGAHDVVNGLLDHKQVKAISFVGSQPVAEYVYKRGTENLKRVQALAGAKNHSIILEDANIENAAKQVLSAAFGSAGERCMACSVVAVEDSIADDFIEELVKQTNEIEIGNGLDEGVFLGPVIRDQHKQRTLQYIETGEKEGARLIRDGRNDEEVQKEGYFVGPTIFDEVTSEMKIWQDEIFAPVLSISRVKDLEEAVDLTNQSRFANGACIFTNDGGSVRQFRETIDAGMLGVNIGVPAPMAFFPFSGWKDSFYGDLHANGKDGIEFYTRKKVLTTRWV; translated from the coding sequence ATGACTCAAACAGCAGTACAGACACTTAAGAACTATGTAGGCGGAAAATGGATCGAAGCCAATACCGAAAAAACTGAACCCGTTTATAATCCGGCAACTGGTGAGGTAATTGCACATACTCCGCTTACAACAGCAGACGATCTAGACCATGCGGTAAAAGTGGCTCATGGTGCTTATCTTTCCTGGAAAGAAGTACCTGTGCCAAAACGTGCAAGAATTTTATTTAAATATCAGCAGCTGCTAGTTGAGCACTGGGATGAGCTTGCCGAGCTGATTACTGTTGAGAACGGGAAGAACTTCAAAGAAGCATATGGTGAAGTTCAGCGCGGAATCGAATGTGTTGAGTTTGCGGCTGGAGCACCAACTTTAACGATGGGGTCACAACTTCCTTCGATTGCGTCTGGTCTTGAATCCGGTGTATATCGTTACCCGATCGGTGTTATTGGCGGAATTACTCCATTTAACTTCCCGATGATGGTTCCTTGCTGGATGTTCCCTATGGCTATAGCGACTGGAAACTCCTTTGTTCTTAAACCATCTGAGCGCACGCCTTTGCTTGCTAACCGCTTGGCAGAACTATTGGAAGAAGCAGGTCTGCCCGCAGGTGTATTCAACATCGTTCATGGCGCTCATGACGTCGTAAACGGGCTGCTTGATCATAAACAAGTCAAAGCCATTTCTTTTGTCGGTTCTCAGCCAGTCGCTGAATATGTGTACAAACGAGGTACAGAAAATCTAAAAAGAGTTCAAGCTCTAGCAGGAGCGAAGAACCACTCTATTATTTTAGAGGATGCCAACATTGAAAATGCTGCTAAGCAAGTGCTGAGTGCTGCTTTTGGGTCTGCGGGTGAACGCTGCATGGCTTGTTCCGTTGTAGCTGTAGAGGATTCTATCGCTGATGATTTCATTGAAGAACTTGTGAAACAGACGAATGAAATTGAAATTGGTAATGGCCTGGATGAAGGCGTGTTCCTTGGACCTGTTATCCGTGATCAGCATAAGCAGCGTACGCTTCAATATATTGAAACTGGAGAAAAAGAAGGAGCCCGCTTGATTCGCGACGGTCGTAATGATGAAGAGGTTCAGAAAGAAGGTTACTTTGTCGGGCCGACGATCTTCGATGAAGTTACAAGCGAAATGAAAATTTGGCAGGATGAAATCTTCGCACCTGTTCTATCTATTTCCAGAGTGAAAGACTTGGAAGAAGCGGTAGATCTGACGAATCAATCCCGTTTTGCCAACGGCGCCTGTATTTTTACAAATGACGGCGGAAGTGTCCGTCAATTCCGTGAAACGATTGATGCTGGAATGCTAGGTGTAAACATCGGTGTTCCTGCTCCAATGGCTTTCTTCCCATTCTCAGGCTGGAAAGATTCCTTTTACGGCGATCTGCATGCCAACGGCAAGGACGGTATCGAATTTTATACTAGAAAGAAAGTCCTCACCACTCGCTGGGTGTAA
- a CDS encoding solute:sodium symporter family transporter encodes MIWVILASFLAYTIFVAWFSWYKTRGTDLTSSDGYFLGGRSLTGIVIAGSLILTNLSTEQMVGLNGQGFGESMVVMAWEVTSPIALIFMAFVFLPRYLKAGISTIPDFLEQRYDLRTRQIVSVLFLLGYAVAYLPTVLYSGALVLDSIFSLSSISGTSPVMTVTLIAAAIGIIGCCYVIFGGLKACAMSDTINGIGLVIGGFMIPILALVALGGGNIVDGVDKLLHANPAKLNAIGDHQSSVPWTILLTGLLFNNLFYWCTNQAIIQRTLGAKNLAEGQKGVLYAGFFKIFGAFFLVLPGIIAYLLYGDRVSNADMAYPTLVIDVLPLALSGFLAAVLFGAILSSFNGALNSSITLFTLDIYRPIFKPKAKERELVKVGRIFAVCLAAIAVIVAPFIIFAPSGLYYYLQEMFGFYNVPIIAMVVVGFFSKRIPASAPKIMILVHIVFYTLSKVVLGHINFLYILSVLFPLNILVMTIVGRLAPRATAYELYDSKKVDLTPWKHAKAFSILTLALMIGVYAFFSPIGVADASASNYSPMSLVFMLGTAVLFIGVYWFWRRTHKKLESDAMNREQANVLKRDTV; translated from the coding sequence ATGATCTGGGTAATCCTCGCTTCATTTCTGGCGTATACAATTTTTGTTGCATGGTTCTCCTGGTATAAAACGAGAGGAACGGATTTAACGAGCTCCGATGGATATTTTCTCGGGGGACGTAGTTTAACAGGGATTGTTATTGCTGGATCATTAATTTTAACGAACCTCTCAACAGAGCAGATGGTTGGGTTAAATGGCCAGGGCTTTGGTGAGTCTATGGTTGTTATGGCATGGGAGGTTACTTCTCCTATTGCATTAATCTTTATGGCTTTTGTCTTTTTGCCGCGTTACTTAAAAGCTGGGATTTCAACGATTCCTGACTTTTTAGAACAGCGCTATGATTTAAGAACGAGACAAATTGTGTCTGTCCTATTTTTATTAGGATATGCTGTTGCTTATTTGCCTACCGTTTTGTATTCCGGGGCGTTAGTGCTTGATAGTATTTTCTCATTATCTTCTATTAGTGGAACGAGTCCGGTAATGACGGTAACTCTTATTGCGGCCGCGATTGGGATTATTGGCTGCTGTTACGTTATATTTGGCGGACTTAAGGCCTGTGCGATGAGTGACACGATTAATGGGATCGGTTTGGTCATTGGTGGATTCATGATTCCTATTTTGGCCTTGGTTGCGCTTGGGGGAGGGAATATTGTCGATGGAGTAGACAAGCTGCTGCATGCGAACCCGGCTAAATTAAATGCAATTGGAGACCACCAATCTTCCGTACCGTGGACGATTCTTTTAACAGGGCTGCTTTTTAATAACCTTTTCTACTGGTGTACCAACCAGGCCATTATTCAGAGAACTCTTGGCGCGAAGAACCTTGCTGAAGGGCAAAAAGGTGTATTATATGCAGGCTTCTTTAAAATATTTGGTGCTTTTTTTCTAGTACTGCCTGGGATCATCGCTTATTTATTATATGGAGACAGAGTAAGCAATGCCGATATGGCTTATCCCACACTAGTTATTGATGTACTTCCACTAGCATTATCTGGTTTTCTGGCTGCCGTCTTATTTGGAGCGATCTTAAGCTCATTTAACGGTGCATTAAACAGTTCGATTACCCTGTTTACATTAGATATTTACCGTCCTATTTTTAAACCTAAAGCAAAAGAACGTGAGCTTGTAAAAGTTGGCCGTATTTTTGCTGTATGTCTTGCGGCAATAGCTGTAATCGTGGCACCGTTCATTATTTTTGCGCCGTCTGGCCTTTACTACTATCTGCAGGAAATGTTTGGTTTCTATAATGTGCCAATCATCGCAATGGTTGTCGTTGGTTTCTTTAGTAAACGGATCCCAGCCAGTGCACCGAAAATTATGATACTGGTTCACATCGTGTTCTACACATTATCTAAAGTGGTCTTAGGCCATATTAATTTCTTATACATTCTATCTGTGTTATTCCCGCTTAACATTTTAGTTATGACAATTGTCGGCCGATTAGCGCCAAGAGCTACAGCTTATGAACTTTATGATTCTAAAAAAGTGGATCTCACGCCATGGAAACATGCGAAAGCATTCTCTATTTTAACTTTAGCATTAATGATCGGCGTCTATGCGTTTTTCTCCCCAATAGGAGTAGCTGATGCATCGGCCAGTAACTATTCGCCAATGTCCCTAGTGTTTATGCTTGGAACCGCTGTTCTATTTATAGGAGTTTATTGGTTCTGGCGCCGCACCCATAAGAAACTAGAATCAGACGCTATGAATCGAGAACAAGCCAATGTGTTGAAAAGAGATACAGTGTAA
- a CDS encoding glycoside hydrolase family 32 protein has protein sequence MTITNVKHSKQIDRAMEAIEEEKKGLDQAQYRLNYHFMAPANWINDPNGLIQHNGLYHLFYQHHPYSVDWGPMHWGHATSSDLINWQHESVALAPSEEYDYEEGNEDIGCFSGSAVSNGDEIALIYTGHVIGKSPKEVQAAAFSKDGVHFNKAEKNPVIKSPPEGLTEDFRDPKVWKHNGSWYMVVGSSINGNGAIPLYKSKDLLEWTYMGVALNGDAAQGDMWECPDLFPIGDKHMLVVSPMNMTDGKNIIMVGEMDYEKGKFIPESVKEIDEGDDFYAAQTFEDERGRRILIAWMDTWKTDFPTKDEGWAGAMTIPRQVVLRDDQKVKLLPVAEIEDLRENHTSYEPLHLSSNELVDINLQETLQHSYEIMINFNLTEANSSGRAGLQLRTSADGTERTEIYLNVKTKELIVDTTLSGEKSHKSIRKAKVDVENNLSLRIFVDTCSLEVCTTDGETWITQRIYPDPKSMGINVFTESTEVLIEEIQTWTLKKVID, from the coding sequence ATGACGATTACCAACGTTAAACATAGTAAACAAATTGACCGTGCCATGGAAGCAATAGAAGAAGAAAAGAAAGGTTTGGATCAGGCGCAGTATCGTTTGAATTATCACTTTATGGCACCTGCTAACTGGATAAATGATCCCAATGGACTTATCCAGCACAATGGCCTTTACCATTTGTTTTATCAACATCATCCCTACAGTGTAGACTGGGGGCCGATGCACTGGGGTCACGCAACAAGTTCGGATCTTATCAACTGGCAGCATGAGTCTGTAGCATTGGCTCCTTCAGAAGAGTATGACTATGAAGAAGGAAATGAGGATATCGGATGTTTTTCAGGAAGTGCTGTATCAAATGGAGATGAGATTGCACTTATTTACACAGGCCATGTGATAGGAAAATCGCCTAAAGAGGTACAGGCTGCCGCTTTTTCAAAGGATGGTGTGCATTTCAATAAGGCTGAGAAAAACCCAGTCATAAAAAGTCCGCCGGAAGGGTTGACTGAAGACTTTCGTGATCCAAAAGTTTGGAAGCATAACGGCTCTTGGTACATGGTCGTAGGCTCTAGTATAAACGGCAATGGTGCTATTCCTTTATACAAATCAAAAGACTTATTGGAATGGACTTATATGGGTGTAGCTTTAAATGGAGACGCTGCTCAAGGAGACATGTGGGAGTGTCCGGACCTGTTTCCAATTGGAGATAAGCATATGCTCGTCGTTTCCCCTATGAATATGACGGATGGGAAAAATATAATTATGGTCGGAGAGATGGATTATGAAAAAGGAAAGTTCATTCCTGAATCTGTCAAAGAGATTGACGAGGGAGACGATTTTTACGCGGCTCAAACTTTCGAGGATGAAAGAGGAAGACGTATACTAATCGCCTGGATGGATACGTGGAAAACAGACTTTCCTACGAAAGACGAAGGATGGGCAGGAGCTATGACTATCCCGCGACAAGTCGTATTAAGAGACGATCAAAAAGTTAAGTTATTACCTGTAGCTGAAATCGAAGATCTTCGAGAAAATCATACATCCTATGAACCATTACACTTATCTTCTAATGAATTAGTTGATATTAATCTGCAGGAGACGTTGCAGCATAGTTATGAAATAATGATTAATTTTAATCTGACGGAAGCTAATTCTTCAGGGCGGGCAGGCTTGCAGCTGCGAACTTCCGCGGATGGAACGGAAAGAACAGAGATTTATTTAAATGTTAAAACAAAAGAATTAATTGTCGATACTACCTTATCCGGTGAAAAGTCTCATAAGAGTATTCGAAAAGCAAAGGTCGATGTAGAGAACAATCTTTCCCTTCGAATTTTTGTAGACACGTGTTCACTAGAAGTGTGCACAACTGATGGAGAGACATGGATCACTCAACGAATTTATCCAGACCCAAAAAGCATGGGAATCAACGTTTTTACTGAAAGTACAGAAGTTTTAATTGAAGAAATCCAGACGTGGACATTAAAAAAAGTCATCGATTAA
- a CDS encoding LacI family DNA-binding transcriptional regulator, protein MKPKIQDVAKAAGVSPTTVSRVLNNRGYISEEMKKKVYTAMEQINYIPNDLARSLYNKRSYIIGLIVPTTKNPFFGELTADIENYCSEQGYKALICNSLNNADKEKQYWEMLRRNQVDGVIVCTYNRGLLDYDQHNLPTVAIDHYLSKDIPVVGSNNYQGGQLAVQELLDAGCKKIIHLNGPGELQTPANLRRKAYEDVMENNGLPHITYEIPEEFIEGKEKTKVIKRMFDEHPDLEGVFASDDMIALTVIREAEKRKISIPEQLKVIGYDGTETIRTIFPALSTLRQPITSIAESAVSLLIQQMDGTKPISKDEIRHDVILHKGKTI, encoded by the coding sequence ATGAAGCCGAAAATTCAAGACGTTGCAAAAGCGGCTGGCGTCTCTCCAACTACAGTATCGCGTGTTTTAAATAATCGAGGGTACATTAGCGAAGAGATGAAAAAGAAAGTTTATACAGCCATGGAGCAAATCAATTATATTCCTAATGATCTAGCTCGTTCTTTATATAACAAAAGATCCTATATAATTGGCTTAATTGTACCTACTACAAAGAATCCCTTTTTTGGAGAGTTAACAGCTGATATAGAAAACTATTGCTCAGAACAGGGATATAAAGCTCTTATTTGTAATAGCCTGAACAATGCTGATAAAGAAAAGCAGTACTGGGAGATGCTGCGAAGAAATCAAGTGGACGGTGTGATTGTCTGTACATATAATAGAGGTCTTTTAGACTACGACCAGCATAATCTGCCAACTGTAGCGATCGACCACTATTTATCGAAAGACATCCCTGTTGTAGGGTCTAATAACTACCAGGGCGGACAATTAGCTGTTCAAGAATTGCTGGATGCCGGATGCAAAAAAATTATTCACTTAAATGGACCTGGGGAATTGCAGACTCCTGCCAACTTGCGCAGAAAGGCTTACGAAGACGTAATGGAGAATAACGGGCTTCCTCATATTACTTATGAGATTCCAGAAGAGTTTATCGAAGGCAAAGAAAAAACAAAAGTCATTAAAAGAATGTTTGATGAACATCCTGATTTAGAAGGCGTTTTTGCTAGTGATGATATGATCGCGTTAACAGTGATAAGGGAAGCGGAGAAAAGAAAAATTTCAATTCCAGAGCAGCTTAAAGTTATAGGTTATGATGGCACTGAAACCATCCGTACCATTTTTCCTGCTCTCTCTACTCTTCGTCAGCCTATTACCTCTATTGCCGAATCAGCAGTTTCGCTTCTTATCCAGCAAATGGACGGGACAAAACCTATCAGCAAAGATGAAATCAGGCATGATGTTATCCTCCATAAAGGGAAGACCATTTAA
- the iolD gene encoding 3D-(3,5/4)-trihydroxycyclohexane-1,2-dione acylhydrolase (decyclizing), whose translation MNIMKLTTAQALVKFLNQQYIEVDGKETKLFKGIFTIFGHGNVMGLGQALEEDAGDLEVYQGRNEQGMAHAATAFAKQNKHKQLMACTSSVGPGSANMVTAAATATANNIPLLLLPGDTFASRQPDPVLQQIEQPYDASLTTNDAFRPVSKYWDRVNRPEQLMSAMLNAMRVLTNSAETGAVTVSLPQDVQGEAYEFPEYFFQKRTHCLERRSPTSNELRTAIELIQQKKKPLIISGGGVKYSEAENELRQFAEQFNIPFAETQAGKSAVESTHPLNVGGIGVTGTSAANRLAKEADLIIGIGTRFTDFTTASKQLFQHEDVSFLTINASEYHAGKLDAVKVVADAKRSLIELDQLLTDQNYLTGYKNEIETAKKEWNNELNRLYQTDYRSPDFQPEISGHLDEKLPEYEKALNTCLTQTAVIGEINKAIDEDAIIVGASGSLPGDLQRMWVSHKPNTYHMEYGYSCMGYEISGSLGVKMAAPNQEVYSMVGDGSYMMLHSELVTSIQEGQKINVLLFDNSGFGCINNLQMGNGMGSFGTEFRKRDNGTRQLTGDIIPVNFAQGAAAYGVKTYSVHSIDQLQEALKDAKEQSVSTLIDIKVLPKTMTDGYDSWWNVGVAEVSQKESVNNAYGDRKENLKLARQY comes from the coding sequence GTGAACATAATGAAGTTAACGACTGCTCAAGCTTTAGTGAAATTTCTAAATCAGCAGTACATCGAAGTAGATGGTAAAGAAACAAAGTTATTTAAAGGGATTTTTACGATCTTTGGTCATGGAAACGTTATGGGACTCGGACAGGCACTTGAAGAAGACGCTGGTGATCTGGAAGTTTATCAAGGAAGAAATGAACAAGGAATGGCCCACGCGGCTACTGCGTTTGCCAAACAAAACAAGCATAAACAACTGATGGCCTGTACTTCTTCTGTAGGACCTGGTTCTGCCAACATGGTAACAGCAGCTGCTACAGCAACGGCTAACAATATTCCGTTATTACTCCTCCCTGGGGATACATTTGCCAGCAGGCAGCCCGATCCTGTACTTCAGCAAATTGAACAGCCTTATGATGCGAGCCTGACGACAAACGACGCGTTTCGTCCAGTTAGTAAGTATTGGGACCGGGTCAATCGCCCAGAACAGTTGATGTCTGCGATGTTAAATGCCATGCGTGTCCTGACTAATTCTGCAGAAACTGGAGCGGTCACGGTCTCACTGCCTCAGGATGTTCAAGGGGAAGCTTATGAATTCCCTGAATATTTCTTTCAAAAAAGAACGCATTGTCTCGAACGTCGCAGCCCTACTTCAAATGAACTAAGAACAGCGATAGAGCTGATTCAGCAGAAGAAAAAGCCTCTCATCATTAGTGGCGGAGGCGTGAAGTATTCAGAAGCAGAAAATGAACTTCGCCAGTTTGCTGAGCAATTCAATATTCCTTTTGCTGAAACCCAGGCAGGGAAGAGCGCTGTAGAGAGCACCCATCCGCTGAATGTCGGGGGTATCGGGGTGACTGGTACGTCGGCTGCTAACCGTCTGGCGAAAGAAGCTGACCTCATCATTGGAATTGGTACCCGATTTACCGATTTTACTACGGCTTCCAAGCAGCTTTTCCAGCATGAGGATGTTTCTTTTTTAACGATAAATGCCTCGGAATATCATGCCGGAAAGCTGGATGCTGTGAAAGTCGTGGCGGATGCTAAGAGATCTTTAATTGAGCTTGATCAGCTGTTAACAGACCAAAACTATCTAACTGGTTATAAGAACGAAATTGAAACGGCTAAAAAAGAGTGGAATAACGAATTAAATCGCCTTTATCAAACGGATTACAGATCTCCGGATTTCCAGCCTGAGATTTCTGGTCATTTAGATGAAAAGCTGCCCGAGTATGAAAAAGCGCTGAATACTTGCCTGACTCAAACGGCAGTAATTGGAGAAATTAACAAAGCAATCGATGAAGATGCCATTATTGTCGGCGCTTCTGGCAGTTTGCCGGGGGACTTGCAGCGCATGTGGGTCAGCCATAAACCGAACACTTACCATATGGAATACGGGTATTCGTGTATGGGGTATGAAATCTCTGGATCTTTAGGAGTGAAAATGGCTGCTCCTAATCAAGAAGTCTACAGCATGGTTGGAGACGGAAGCTATATGATGCTTCACTCTGAGTTAGTTACCAGTATCCAGGAAGGTCAGAAAATTAATGTGCTGCTTTTCGATAACTCCGGCTTTGGATGTATTAATAATCTGCAAATGGGAAATGGCATGGGAAGCTTTGGGACTGAATTTAGAAAGCGGGACAATGGGACTCGTCAATTAACAGGTGACATTATTCCTGTTAACTTCGCTCAGGGTGCAGCAGCGTATGGGGTGAAAACTTATTCTGTTCATTCTATAGATCAGCTGCAGGAAGCCTTAAAAGATGCTAAGGAACAATCTGTTTCTACCTTGATTGATATTAAGGTACTGCCGAAAACTATGACAGATGGCTATGACTCCTGGTGGAATGTAGGAGTAGCAGAAGTTTCTCAAAAAGAATCGGTCAACAATGCCTATGGCGATCGAAAAGAAAACCTCAAACTTGCCAGACAATATTAA